Proteins from a single region of Streptobacillus canis:
- a CDS encoding carbohydrate ABC transporter permease: MEVKKTTPLGVISIIILIVFALFFLFPFYWILTGSFKLQDVAISIPPQWIPVSPTLANYKQLLVDNTARWFFNSVFVSTMTTILVCITATLAGYALAKKDFPGVNIIFIVFVAAMALPKQVILIPLLKFITELGWIDTYQALILPAVGWPFGVFLMKQFSHSVPNELLESAKIDGCGEFRTFLSIVLPIVKPGVGALAIFTFIASWNDYFSQLIFTNSEVMKTLPLGVASMAQQAEFSLNYGLLMAGAALASMPMIIVFLMFQSYFTQGVTMGAVKG; encoded by the coding sequence ATGGAAGTTAAAAAAACAACACCTTTAGGTGTAATATCAATAATAATTTTAATTGTATTTGCTTTATTCTTTTTATTTCCATTTTATTGGATATTAACAGGATCTTTCAAATTACAAGACGTTGCAATTAGTATACCACCACAATGGATACCAGTATCACCAACACTTGCAAATTATAAACAATTATTAGTTGATAATACTGCAAGATGGTTTTTCAACTCAGTATTTGTTTCAACTATGACTACAATTTTAGTTTGTATTACTGCAACTCTTGCTGGATATGCATTAGCTAAGAAAGATTTCCCAGGAGTAAATATAATATTTATAGTATTCGTTGCCGCTATGGCATTACCAAAACAAGTAATCTTAATTCCATTATTAAAATTCATTACTGAATTAGGATGGATAGATACATATCAAGCATTAATCTTACCAGCAGTAGGATGGCCATTTGGAGTATTCTTAATGAAACAATTTTCTCACTCAGTTCCAAATGAATTACTTGAATCTGCTAAGATTGATGGTTGTGGAGAGTTTAGAACATTCTTATCTATAGTTTTACCTATAGTTAAACCAGGAGTTGGGGCTTTAGCAATATTTACATTTATTGCAAGCTGGAATGACTATTTCTCTCAATTAATATTCACTAATAGTGAAGTTATGAAAACTTTACCTTTAGGAGTTGCATCAATGGCTCAACAAGCAGAGTTCTCATTAAACTATGGATTATTAATGGCAGGGGCAGCACTTGCATCTATGCCTATGATAATAGTATTCCTAATGTTCCAAAGCTACTTTACTCAAGGTGTTACTATGGGAGCAGTTAAAGGATAA
- a CDS encoding carbohydrate ABC transporter permease, which translates to MFNSIKKINFKKIDYSAYLFILPVMVFFTTFVLYPMAKGINLSLFRFRGRNTSFVGLKHYIDLFSDSIFIKSTANTVLITMIAVPIVVAFSIFVAINIYEKSALVRSIFRGIFYIPAISSVVSVTVVWNWIYHPKYGILNYILNSTHITSNQIDWLGNPRTAIYAIIAILITTSVGQPIILYVAALGNVPKDLIEASKIDGATDSQCFRKIIWPMIKPTTLYIVVVTTINSFQIFALIQLLTAGGPNYSTSTIMYLVYQKAIVETRFGVSSAMGVLLAIIIGIISVLQFKFLSHDVD; encoded by the coding sequence ATGTTTAATTCTATTAAAAAAATAAACTTTAAAAAAATAGATTATAGTGCATATTTATTTATTTTACCAGTAATGGTATTCTTTACAACATTTGTATTATACCCAATGGCTAAAGGAATTAATTTATCTTTATTTAGATTTAGAGGACGTAATACATCATTTGTTGGATTAAAACATTATATAGATTTATTTAGTGATAGTATATTCATAAAATCAACAGCAAATACTGTTTTAATTACTATGATTGCAGTACCTATAGTAGTAGCTTTTTCAATATTTGTTGCAATAAATATTTATGAAAAAAGTGCATTAGTAAGATCGATTTTTAGAGGTATATTTTATATACCAGCTATATCATCAGTAGTATCAGTTACTGTTGTATGGAATTGGATTTATCATCCAAAATATGGAATCTTAAATTATATTTTAAATAGTACACATATTACAAGTAACCAAATAGATTGGCTTGGTAATCCTAGAACGGCTATATATGCGATTATAGCGATACTGATTACTACAAGTGTTGGTCAACCTATAATTCTATATGTAGCAGCTTTAGGAAATGTTCCTAAAGATTTAATAGAAGCATCAAAAATAGATGGAGCTACAGATTCACAATGTTTTAGAAAGATTATTTGGCCAATGATTAAGCCAACAACTTTATACATAGTTGTTGTTACAACAATTAACAGTTTCCAAATATTTGCTTTAATACAGTTATTAACAGCAGGTGGACCAAATTATTCAACATCAACAATAATGTATTTAGTGTATCAAAAAGCAATAGTTGAAACTAGATTTGGAGTTTCATCAGCGATGGGAGTATTACTTGCAATTATAATTGGTATAATTTCAGTATTACAATTTAAATTCTTATCACACGATGTAGATTAA
- a CDS encoding ABC transporter substrate-binding protein: protein MNKNFKMLAATTALALTAFSCGGAKEEAKSEGPVTIKYWSFPNFTADAEFTTPEEFDAALIKAFEEANPDIKVEYQKIDFTDGPAKLETAIQSKSTPDVVIDAPGRVIDWAKKGYLVPFEGADTSKYAPSMLSAASFDGKLYLYPLGTTPFVMAFNKVITDKLGVTEMLPLNKPGRNWTVAEFEALLSAIKEKDSSIDPILFYTKSQAGDQGPRAFVSNLFDSWITDKDVTKYTINDENGVKGLEWIKQAYDKGLLGQGVSAEAKDALEAFRSGNAAGTILYSPGLKGGKADQEAIAAGKLDPVYVAFPNESGQAKFEFLLAGAAIFDNEDPARAEAAKKFVDFIANDPVWGERALKATRNFSPVGKGGIYGDDAESKFLEEQSANFGAYYNTIDGYAQMRPLWFNMVQSVLNGQVGAKEALDKFAADANKTIEDAK, encoded by the coding sequence ATGAACAAAAATTTTAAAATGTTAGCAGCTACAACTGCATTAGCACTTACTGCATTTTCTTGTGGTGGGGCAAAAGAAGAAGCAAAATCTGAAGGACCTGTAACAATTAAATACTGGTCATTTCCTAACTTTACAGCGGATGCTGAATTTACAACACCTGAAGAATTCGATGCAGCTTTAATTAAAGCTTTCGAAGAAGCAAATCCAGATATCAAAGTTGAATATCAAAAAATTGATTTCACTGATGGACCAGCAAAATTAGAAACAGCTATTCAATCTAAATCAACTCCAGACGTTGTTATAGACGCTCCAGGACGTGTTATTGATTGGGCTAAAAAAGGGTACTTAGTTCCATTTGAAGGAGCAGATACTTCTAAATATGCACCATCTATGTTATCAGCTGCAAGCTTTGATGGAAAATTATACTTATATCCATTAGGAACAACTCCATTCGTTATGGCGTTCAACAAAGTTATTACAGATAAATTAGGTGTAACTGAAATGTTACCATTAAACAAACCAGGAAGAAACTGGACAGTAGCAGAATTTGAAGCTTTATTATCAGCAATTAAAGAAAAAGATTCTTCTATAGATCCAATTTTATTCTACACTAAATCTCAAGCTGGAGACCAAGGACCAAGAGCATTCGTTTCTAACTTATTCGATTCTTGGATTACAGATAAAGATGTTACTAAATATACAATTAACGACGAAAACGGAGTTAAAGGTTTAGAATGGATTAAACAAGCATATGATAAAGGATTATTAGGACAAGGAGTTTCTGCAGAAGCTAAAGATGCTTTAGAAGCATTCAGAAGTGGAAATGCAGCTGGAACAATTCTTTATTCACCAGGATTAAAAGGTGGAAAAGCTGACCAAGAAGCTATCGCAGCTGGTAAATTAGATCCAGTTTACGTAGCATTCCCTAATGAAAGTGGACAAGCTAAATTTGAATTCTTATTAGCAGGGGCTGCAATATTTGATAATGAAGATCCTGCAAGAGCTGAAGCCGCTAAAAAATTCGTTGACTTTATAGCTAACGACCCAGTATGGGGAGAAAGAGCTCTTAAAGCAACTAGAAACTTCTCACCAGTTGGTAAAGGTGGAATCTATGGTGATGACGCTGAATCTAAATTCTTAGAAGAACAAAGTGCAAACTTTGGTGCTTACTACAACACTATAGATGGATATGCTCAAATGAGACCATTATGGTTCAACATGGTTCAATCAGTATTAAATGGACAAGTTGGAGCTAAAGAAGCATTAGATAAATTTGCTGCTGATGCTAACAAAACAATTGAAGACGCAAAATAG
- a CDS encoding dihydrodipicolinate synthase family protein → MSYNLDKFKGVFVAMYSTYDDNGNISTERAKELTKYYIEKGVKGLYVGGSSGEGVLQSEEERKAVLEAVMEVAKDKLVIIAHIGANSTPESVRLAKHAEECGVDAVSSIPCVYYGFSPKAIKEHWSAMIDATELPFIIYHIPQTTRFNLPISLLEEMAAMEKVIGIKCSSESTFELQQFKYIGSKVKKGDFIVYNGPDEQFIAGRMIGADGGIGGTYGVMPELFIKLNEYMENREFDKARELQNEVNEVIKGLLSGPSLYGVAKYMLHLRGVHTGQPRGPMLPIVEEKDIELAKRLNAQIETLINKYCK, encoded by the coding sequence ATGAGTTACAATTTAGACAAATTTAAAGGTGTATTTGTTGCTATGTATTCTACATATGATGACAATGGAAACATCTCAACAGAAAGAGCAAAAGAATTAACAAAATATTACATCGAAAAAGGTGTAAAAGGGCTTTATGTTGGAGGATCTTCTGGTGAAGGAGTACTTCAAAGTGAAGAAGAAAGAAAAGCTGTTCTTGAAGCAGTAATGGAAGTTGCTAAAGATAAATTAGTAATAATTGCTCATATAGGAGCTAACTCAACTCCTGAATCTGTAAGACTTGCAAAACATGCAGAAGAATGTGGTGTTGATGCAGTATCATCAATTCCATGTGTATATTATGGATTCTCACCTAAAGCAATTAAAGAACACTGGAGTGCAATGATAGATGCAACTGAATTACCATTCATCATTTATCACATTCCACAAACTACAAGATTTAACTTACCAATTTCTTTATTAGAAGAAATGGCTGCAATGGAAAAAGTAATAGGAATTAAATGTTCTTCAGAATCAACATTTGAATTACAACAATTCAAATATATTGGATCTAAAGTTAAAAAAGGAGATTTCATAGTTTACAATGGTCCAGACGAACAGTTCATAGCAGGACGTATGATAGGAGCTGACGGTGGTATAGGTGGAACTTATGGAGTTATGCCTGAATTATTCATTAAATTAAATGAATACATGGAAAATAGAGAATTTGATAAAGCAAGAGAATTACAAAATGAAGTAAATGAAGTTATCAAAGGACTATTAAGTGGACCATCATTATATGGAGTAGCAAAATATATGCTACACTTAAGAGGAGTTCACACAGGACAACCTAGAGGACCTATGTTACCTATAGTTGAAGAAAAAGATATAGAATTAGCTAAGAGATTAAATGCTCAAATTGAAACATTAATAAACAAATATTGTAAATAA
- a CDS encoding ROK family protein gives MKIMCFDIGGTNIKYSVVEDINNIDVKTIETRVTEDNNYILEDVLRIIEENKDVDAVGISTAGVVNSKSGEVIFAGPTIPKYTGTKFKEIIEQKYGIQTFVENDVNSAAFGEYSASGYEGSMFMLTIGTGVGGSLILDGKVFSGASMTAGEIGYMPLNDGHFQEFASTTFLTNYVSERLNQKVDGKYVFENAKKGNELCIEAIDKLVYNLSTGLLNIIYMINPDNIVIGGGITAQGKYLEDKILNVLEQRLIGKQFKSNIKLANLKNSAGIYGIYYITRKEMK, from the coding sequence ATGAAAATAATGTGTTTTGATATTGGAGGTACGAATATTAAATATTCAGTAGTTGAAGATATTAATAATATAGATGTTAAAACAATAGAAACTAGAGTTACAGAAGATAATAACTATATCTTAGAAGATGTTTTAAGAATAATTGAAGAGAATAAAGATGTAGATGCAGTAGGTATTTCAACAGCAGGAGTAGTAAATTCTAAATCTGGTGAGGTAATATTTGCTGGTCCAACTATACCTAAATATACAGGTACAAAATTTAAAGAAATAATAGAACAAAAATATGGGATTCAAACATTTGTAGAAAATGATGTAAATTCAGCTGCATTTGGAGAGTATTCAGCAAGTGGATATGAAGGATCTATGTTTATGTTAACGATAGGGACAGGAGTTGGAGGATCATTAATACTTGATGGAAAAGTATTTAGTGGAGCTTCAATGACTGCTGGTGAAATTGGTTACATGCCTTTAAATGATGGACATTTTCAAGAATTTGCATCAACAACATTCTTAACTAATTATGTAAGTGAAAGATTAAATCAAAAAGTTGATGGGAAGTATGTATTTGAGAATGCAAAAAAAGGCAACGAATTATGTATTGAGGCTATAGACAAATTAGTATATAATCTAAGTACAGGATTACTTAATATAATTTACATGATTAATCCTGATAATATTGTGATAGGTGGTGGTATTACAGCACAAGGAAAATATTTAGAAGATAAAATATTAAATGTACTAGAGCAAAGATTAATAGGTAAGCAGTTTAAAAGTAATATTAAACTAGCTAATTTAAAAAACTCAGCAGGAATATATGGAATTTATTATATAACTAGAAAGGAAATGAAATGA
- a CDS encoding N-acetylmannosamine-6-phosphate 2-epimerase, protein MSNKVLEQLKGQLIVSCQALPGEPLYIENGTMMPLMARAAVRAGAKGIRTNGVLDVTEIKKEVNVPIIGIIKKQYEGFPQYITVGMTEIDALVEAGADIIALDCTIRERYDGKTINEFIADIKAKYPNILLMADISNLEEGINAEKAGVDMVGTTLSGYTPYTETTDKGPNYKLIEDLVASVKVPVIAEGRVHTPEAAKKMLELGAHAVVVGGAITRPLEIATRFVEGMGLK, encoded by the coding sequence TTGCCAAGCACTGCCTGGTGAACCATTATATATTGAAAATGGTACTATGATGCCATTAATGGCAAGAGCTGCAGTTAGGGCAGGTGCGAAGGGAATTAGAACTAACGGAGTTTTAGATGTTACAGAGATAAAAAAAGAAGTAAATGTTCCAATAATAGGAATAATAAAAAAACAATATGAAGGGTTTCCTCAATATATCACAGTTGGTATGACAGAAATAGATGCACTAGTTGAAGCAGGAGCTGATATTATAGCGTTAGATTGTACTATAAGAGAAAGATATGATGGAAAAACAATTAATGAATTTATAGCTGATATTAAAGCAAAATATCCAAATATTTTATTAATGGCAGATATTTCTAATTTAGAAGAAGGAATAAATGCTGAAAAAGCAGGTGTAGATATGGTAGGAACAACTTTAAGTGGTTACACACCATATACTGAAACTACTGATAAAGGACCTAATTATAAATTAATAGAAGATCTAGTAGCAAGTGTTAAAGTTCCAGTTATAGCTGAAGGAAGAGTACATACTCCGGAAGCAGCTAAGAAAATGTTAGAACTTGGTGCACATGCAGTAGTAGTAGGTGGAGCAATTACAAGACCATTAGAAATAGCAACTAGATTTGTTGAGGGTATGGGATTAAAATGA